From the Theileria equi strain WA chromosome 4 map unlocalized gcontig_1105316255041, whole genome shotgun sequence genome, one window contains:
- a CDS encoding signal peptide containing protein (encoded by transcript BEWA_046810A) yields the protein MKVIALLWTVCLVRLCHGKSGHKNYRGNDNEHSGDSKKSQSIPASPRGSGNAVAEGSGTAEGSSGKKANVNAKGSEDDKKPPTQPNAPVKIDGPTPQKQPQANAQSAGQGDTTLDISDPDESKVDVGEETSRGIRWKVFKPKDGVTITSFTEGGAEIGKISSAVKLLRIPLHSQTPIIYIAHGGATPEKCYEKVDGKWKEIGLNDFYMRTNEIKNAVKPNEEAVNAEGTPKNLKHSQNHKDWFNQT from the coding sequence ATGAAGGTTATAGCACTGCTGTGGACGGTGTGTCTGGTAAGACTCTGCCATGGTAAGAGTGGCCATAAAAATTACCGTGGTAACGATAATGAACATTCTGGCGACTCTAAGAAATCTCAGAGTATTCCAGCAAGTCCACGGGGGTCTGGAAATGCTGTAGCTGAAGGGTCAGGGACTGCAGAGGGGTCTAGTGGTAAGAAAGCAAATGTTAATGCTAAAGGCTCCGAAGATGATAAGAAGCCACCAACTCAACCTAATGCTCCAGTAAAGATAGATGGACCGACTCCTCAGAAGCAACCACAGGCGAATGCACAGTCGGCTGGACAAGGTGATACCACTCTCGATATCTCTGATCCAGATGAGTCAAAAGTAGATGTAGGGGAGGAAACTAGCAGAGGAATAAGGTGGAAAGTCTTTAAGCCGAAGGATGGTGTAACAATTACCTCGTTCACAGAAGGAGGAGCGGAAATAGGAAAGATAAGCAGTGCGGTTAAACTTCTAAGAATCCCACTGCATTCACAAACCCCCATCATATATATAGCACATGGAGGCGCTACACCCGAAAAGTGctatgaaaaggttgatggaaaatggaaggAAATTGGTCTTAATGATTTCTACATGAGAACGAATGAAATCAAGAACGCAGTAAAACCAAATGAAGAAGCAGTAAATGCAGAAGGTACTCCCAAGAATTTAAAGCACTCACAAAACCATAAAGACTGGTTCAACCAAACATAA
- a CDS encoding signal peptide containing protein (encoded by transcript BEWA_046820A) gives MNVLLLISVVYVSRLCGCTGGGSKEEVQDIDPGYEQDVNDVVSAFTAHIVKAKGSLDDAGSALRAAKAMLDAYIKFSNENQDQKPDMEKIREAFSEVIKVLDATVTFSWALKVFQDALGTLPETFVSALVTLQGQEENVKNTLEKAKGSTLGISGLDVLNMLKIGSNAESTCEDSEESSDSITTIF, from the coding sequence ATGAATGTTCTCTTGTTGATTTCTGTAGTCTACGTTTCAAGGCTCTGCGGCTGCACCGGAGGCGGGTCCAAGGAGGAGGTGCAAGACATTGATCCAGGGTACGAACAGGACGTTAACGATGTCGTTTCAGCCTTTACTGCTCACATTGTCAAGGCTAAAGGGTCTTTGGACGACGCAGGCTCAGCTCTCAGGGCTGCCAAGGCAATGCTGGACGCATACATCAAATTCTCTAATGAAAATCAGGACCAGAAACCAGACATGGAAAAGATCAGGGAAGCCTTTTCAGAGGTCATCAAGGTTTTAGATGCAACTGTAACGTTCTCATGGGCCCTCAAAGTCTTCCAGGATGCTCTTGGAACTCTGCCAGAAACGTTTGTCTCTGCACTCGTGACTTTACAAGGCCAGGAAGAAAACGTCAAGAACACCCTCGAAAAGGCAAAGGGTTCAACCTTGGGAATAAGCGGTCTGGATGTTCTAAACATGCTAAAAATTGGGAGTAATGCGGAGTCTACATGCGAAGATTCGGAAGAATCTTCAGATTCCATAACGACGATATTCTAG
- a CDS encoding conserved hypothetical protein (encoded by transcript BEWA_046830A): MKQNVKHLVIVCAPILKYTRHRAPVSRSFFGTHAPHTRFTRTLRIMLKTLNVQSKNYKSTRLQQRLALESARKQKEMKGMILDSRKTLFMSLRDNTGINWYRAKQILKHLEVHQRHPNVTSQAMREKITEIANLVKQGK; encoded by the coding sequence ATGAAACAGAATGTTAAACATCTTGTGATAGTTTGtgctcctatactaaagtatactcgccatagagctcctgttagtcgctcattcttcgggacccATGCTCCGCATACTCGTTTCACTCGTACACTACGCATTATGCTCAAAACATTAAATGTTCAGAGTAAAAACTACAAGAGTACGCGTTTGCAACAGCGTTTGGCGTTGGAGTCTGCGAGAAAGCAAAAGGAGATGAAGGGTATGATTCTAGACTCCAGAAAGACTCTCTTTATGAGTCTCCGTGACAATACAGGAATAAATTGGTACAGAGCCAAGCAGATTTTAAAGCATCTGGAGGTCCACCAAAGGCACCCAAATGTGACGTCTCAAGCAATGCGAGAGAAAATTACCgaaatcgcaaatttgGTCAAGCAGGGAAAGTAG
- a CDS encoding hypothetical protein (encoded by transcript BEWA_046840A) produces the protein MARMESSRDSLMTLFIPPDGPVEISALYSGGSNEPILIYVSSSQEDVTGWYKKPTNSSRGNDEEWTEVKDLKDKAPDKLTNPTGCNNENFKQLVKTLRELGCTDLQKCLEPPPLGQNGVQREEVPAADLSDQVPDTESETKILIQGTTYPPEVTEKLKDLIVTPSGCGETLPQLSPPGQSAGPGPAGQDGSLGANASKATSTPHSSSTSQSPGTSQIFPWKETVFGGLAAVVSGLVGFAGFKDLSNPDETKLDVHTENAYGVSLKEYTPKSAFHISSVLDGDKELWKAGAGKECLFVESYSKGALELLYLETSESSGTKYKYFEKLDGVWKEIDEEPFNEKAKTFIGESGRDAYLNIAHPNRLLCKSFNYTFAANAIKLVVSNKGVSVSKLVNDTETVWTAEPGETFDHAKVYLNKDGTPELILVTLRTLSGISRRDYVKTENGWSVCNNSNAKKKSLRDPVEWKSNFDIDVSASKDADKCTIFEAELLGVTVKHFFPKPSHVAIQVKDGGKFLWNGGANDRCLSCLIYKKGTVEILEMTVVERLTRRWKFFERNTDGWKEVDKTEFDKKLKNITGGTHQQTETTKITSVATTEQNT, from the exons atggcaagaatggagtccagTAGAGACTCTCTAATGACCTTATTCATCCCACCGGATGGCCCAGTTGAGATCTCTGCATTATATTCAGGTGGCAGTAATGAACCAATACTTATCTATGTTAGCTCATCTCAAGAGGATGTTACGGGTTGGTATAAGAAGCCTACTAATAGTAGTAGAGgtaatgatgaagaatggaCAGAAGTAAAGGATCTCAAAGATAAAGCACCTGATAAGTTAACCAATCCTACAGGCTGCAATAATGAGAACTTTAAACAACTTGTAAAAACTTTAAGAGAACTTGGATGTACAGACCTGCAAAAGTGTCTTGAACCTCCACCTcttggacagaatggagttcaacgtgaggaagtCCCCGCagctgacttatctgaccaggttcctgatacagagtctgagactaagattctcATACAAGGTACAACTTATCCTCCTGAAGTTACtgaaaaattaaaagaCCTTATTGTTACTCCTAGTGGATGTGGTGaaactcttcctcaacTCTCACCTCCAGGACAAAGTGCTGGTCCTGGACCTGCTGGCCAAGATGGTTCACTTGGTGCTAATGCTAGTAAAGCTActtctactcctcattcttcctctacTTCTCAATCTCCTGGAACTTCTCAAATCTTTCCTTGGAAAGAGACTGTCTTTGGAGGTCTCGCTGCTGTTGTATCTGGATTAGTTGGCTTCGCGGGATTTAAGG ACCTTTCTAACCCTGATGAGACAAAGTTAGATGTGCACACAGAAAATGCATATGGAGTGTCATTAAAGGAGTATACTCCAAAAAGTGCCTTCCACATATCCTCTGTTCTTGATGGTGATAAGGAGCTATGGAAGGCTGGAGCTGGCAAAGAGTGTCtatttgtagaatcttaTTCTAAGGGTGCTCTAGAACTTCTTTACCTGGAGACCTCAGAGAGTAGTGGCACTAAGTataagtactttgagaaattAGATGGAGTATGGAAGGAGATTGATGAAGAGCCATTTAATGAGAAGGCAAAGACATTcattggagaatctggaagAGATGCTTATCTAAATATTGCCCATCCAAATAGACTACTATGCAAGTCATTCAACTATACTTTCGCTGCTAATGCAATAAAACTGGTCGTCTCTAACAAGGGTGTTAGCGTCTCCAAGCTTGTGAACGACACTGAGACTGTTTGGACAGCTGAACCCGGAGAAACATTTGATCATGCTAAAGTCTACCTAAACAAGGATGGTACTCCTGAACTTATATTAGTCACTCTCAGAACTTTATCTGGAATATCACGAAGAGATTATGTAAAGACTGAGAATGGATGGAGTGTCTGTAATAATAGTAACGCCAAGAAGAAGAGCTTGAGGGATCCTGTAGAATGGAAGTCAAACTTTGATATCGACGTTTCCGCTTCTAAGGACGCTGACAAGTGTACCATCTTTGAGGCAGAATTACTGGGTGTGACCGTTAAGCATTTCTTTCCTAAACCTAGCCATGTCGCTATCcaagtaaaggatggtggtAAATTTCTATGGAATGGTGGAGCCAATGATCGTTGTCTTTCTTGTCTTATTTATAAGAAAGGGACTGTAgagattctggagatgacAGTAGTGGAAAGATTAACAAGGAGATGGAAATTCTTTGAAAGGAATACCGATGGCTGGAAGGAGGTTGACAAAACAGAATTTGACAAGAAACTCAAGAATATCACAGGTGGAACCCATCAACAGACAGAAACTACCAAGATTACATCTGTAGCTACTACTGAACAAAATACCTAA
- a CDS encoding hypothetical protein (encoded by transcript BEWA_046850A), with protein sequence MTRTHTCIRGRYVDVNISKTGDNGSYQDGCGNSINFTKVDGHPSSGYKKYIHTFGRSYYIGGINYNGEKQLGIPVSLKSYYNKDVTVYYLGYDECNLVPLVVGITKSGNSYEYYKKVTYFVTSNQWTREKTITRDRQLSSKLPEIGRSLTTAIILKIDQTTKSIYYANGTSSPPPANLTTQIQVTESSVHDCYKKYKHTPKEASVMRLLSTKHGGKKIPFEDLSIYTTPYTTAHVYFWEGDSRHRNPLLLGLEQTSGIFSYYILSGGGTDKKWKYESDIDAGNLKDKLDKLNCEKNQAHIIDISRNSSPNKYTCLTKECGASITFANYGANDYSYYLHVLDTSIRRFKDGEKEQTGINSSETSSQVYVYHCPKGRYGIPLLIYFPGSSHWFERTSLNSTKWTEVSPDKPSGYNDNPKILELIKTKLPIVTINVGDTNGFSQSASGSGTTYTDPGTMDNPETISLTKNDVLESEKKAEYTSFVHCVQGKPYFVAKGIKHNGDTLQGIPSNFILKTVTAYYSGKGPELKVDDLSLDDLLLVGFEKKNGPNNYMYYGRKSGGPTWTVIPGKTKKLDGKDLTTQLKKLTDELAKTKEKLTKPSDTESETKLLQGNGFSGGAIAGISVASVGGTGVVGLAVWKGPAIVSYMDFRKDVNLPEIRNVPVSPVLHGDRDDREPTEFKRTIISSAITQDDLDFYEELERKQNLAWKRRLEQDLEYSKEVSRAKQADLNPVDAPSEVTRKKKRETSKSSIFSTDPEIKKVPTVVVKGKKKEANESKEEEKKEKQLANLLEGYLSDD encoded by the exons ATGACTAGAACCCATACCTGTATTAGAGGACGATATGTTGATGTAAACATTAGCAAAACGGGTGATAATGGAAGCTATCAGGATGGTTGTGGTAATAGCATAAACTTCACTAAGGTTGATGGACATCCTAGTTCTGGTTACAAGAAATATATTCACACATTTGGTAGGTCATATTATATTGGTGGAATAAAttataatggagaaaaacAACTTGGTATACCTGTGAGTCTGAAAAGTTACTATAATAAAGATGTAACCGTATACTACCTTGGTTATGACGAATGTAACCTAGTACCATTAGTAGTAGGCATTACCAAGAGTGGTAATAGTTACGAATACTACAAAAAGGTGACTTATTTTGTAACTTCCAATCAATGGACAAGAGAGAAAACTATCACTCGTGATCGTCAACTCTCTTCAAAACTCCCAGAAATTGGTAGAAGCCTAACTACAGCTATCATTCTTAAGATTGATCAGACCACAAAGAGCATTTACTATGCCAATGGAACGAGTTCACCTCCACCAGCAAATCTAACTACTCAAATTCAAGTCACCGAGTCAAGTGTACATGATTGttataaaaagtacaagCACACTCCTAAAGAGGCATCTGTAATGCGACTCCTTTCCACAAAGCATGGTGGCAAGAAGATACCATTTGAAGATCTTAGTATATATACTACACCATACACTACTGCTCATGTTTACTTCTGGGAGGGTGATAGTAGACACAGAAATCCTCTATTACTGGGGCTCGAGCAAACGTCAGGTATTTTCTCATACTATATACTTTCTGGTGGAGGAACtgataaaaaatggaagTATGAATCCGATATAGATGCTGGTAATCTTAAGGATAAGCTAGATAAACTAAATTGTGAAAAGAACCAGGCTCATATTATTGACATTTCAAGGAATAGCAGTCCAAACAAATATACATGTCTAACAAAAGAATGTGGCGCCAGTATTACTTTTGCTAACTATGGTGCCAACGATTACTCATATTATCTGCACGTTTTGGATACTTCTATTCGCAGATTCaaggatggagaaaagGAACAGACCGGAATTAATTCTTCAGAGACTAGTAGTCAGGTCTATGTATATCACTGTCCAAAAGGACGGTATGGAATCCCACTTTTGATTTATTTCCCAGGATCATCACATTGGTTTGAGAGGACCTCCCTTAACTCTACTAAATGGACTGAGGTATCTCCGGATAAACCCAGTGGTTATAATGATAATCCTAAGATTCTGGAGCTTATAAAGACTAAATTGCCAATTGTTACCATAAATGTTGGAGATACAAATGGTTTTTCCCAAAGTGCTAGTGGAAGTGGTACTACATATACAGATCCCGGTACCATGGATAACCCAGAAACAATCAGTCTTACTAAAAATGATGTACTGGAATCTGAGAAAAAAGCTGAGTATACTAGTTTTGTTCACTGCGTTCAAGGTAAACCATATTTTGTGGCTAAGGGGATCAAACATAATGGTGATACTCTGCAAGGCATACCATCGAATTTCATTCTTAAAACTGTAACAGCATACTACTCTGGAAAAGGACCTGAGCTTAAGGTTGATGATCTTTCGCTTGATGACCTTCTCCTAGTTGGATTTgagaaaaagaatggtCCAAACAATTACATGTATTATGGTAGGAAAAGCGGAGGACCTACTTGGACCGTTATCCCTGGAAAGACTAAGAAACTAGATGGTAAAGATCTTACCACTCAGCTCAAGAAGTTGACGGATGAACTTGCTAAAACAAAGGAGAAGCTTACCAAGCCATCTGATACAGAGTCAGAGACTAAGCTTCTACAAGGTAATGGATTTTCTGGTGGAGCTATAGCAGGAATATCTGTTGCAAGTGTCGGTGGAACAGGAGTTGTTGGTCTCGCTGTATGGAAGGGACCTGCTATA GTCTCCTATATGGATTTCCGGAAGGATGTAAATCTCCCTGAGATTCGCAACGTTCCAGTATCGCCAGTTCTTCACGGGGACAGAGACGACCGCGAGCCGACAGAGTTCAAGAGGACGATTATAAGTTCCGCGATAACTCAGGATGATTTAGACTTTTACGAGGAATTGGAAAGAAAGCAAAATCTTGCCTGGAAGAGGAGACTTGAGCAAGACTTGGAATATAGTAAAGAAGTTTCTAGAGCGAAGCAAGCTGACCTAAACCCCGTGGACGCTCCATCAGAGGTTacaagaaagaagaagcgAGAAACGTCCAAAAGCTCAATATTTAGCACCGACCCAGAGATTAAAAAGGTGCCAACCGTTGTTGTCAAGggaaagaagaaagaggCAAACGAGAgtaaagaggaagaaaagaagGAGAAGCAACTTGCAAATCTCCTGGAGGGATATTTATCAGACGATTAG
- a CDS encoding signal peptide containing protein (encoded by transcript BEWA_046860A), producing the protein MFLRFGLWLLLCGLWEAPGGGALSLGGGKGLQTAGFIANFGTSGQYPSDGVPEWRMNGQKGPMEQREWRLHMIITSSINGVPKPRKLHKKPPWYKLFEEEVEKEPLGPPCKNLAKDVIEGKRRLRFTLKRSNKQMYATIVDDVTRQTHCFLSTNFKYLSHIFGSVPTNNPKITRNKGWNVKAAYELGKLIGRQALSRGISKVFFDRANYSKCCHKDYDHDDDDVYVKVAQGSSKELPTESPNVPSSPGVIDISNPDREQCQTFKYSFDGNVIRLVVPEKGLVRKLAESKSTIWTLSSGEAFDHAKVYLNKDSKPELVLVTLETPYRVSHKAYYKNGSRWESCNNHEGKMKSLKVPETLKSTFELDISSADATEKCKIFEANLLGVPTKHIFPKLCYVVVGVRDGNQELWTAQPHYSRVGIRGTLVENNDYCLSCLVYKKGSLELLEMTVVESKSRKWKYFEKTADGWKELTRNDFLNKFHEMKRESEAPLNPVDEGSRNDHTDVPPKDVVQQLEGSVSPSDTSMEGTTLDLSSPDSSLFSLADDLVYGVSHKAFVPQVGSSVVSVVENGDTLWTATDPQEGCTGAYLFSREGYSSLLSVYTRGAGDETFCFEKVDGAWKNVDKLEFESKLFSMKDFSTPAGEEHREEDT; encoded by the exons ATGTTTTTGAGATTTGGCCTCTGGTTGCTCCTCTGCGGTCTCTGGGAGGCCCCTGGAGGCGGGGCCCTGAGTCTCGGGGGCGGCAAGGGCCTCCAAACGGCTGgatttatcgcaaatttcGGTACAAGTGGCCAGTACCCCAGTGACGGAGTACCAGAGTGGCGGatgaatggacaaaaggGGCCAATGGAAcaaagagaatggaggCTACACATGATCATCACGAGCTCCATAAATGGCGTCCCAAAGCCCAGGAAATTGCACAAGAAG CCACCGTGGTACAAGCTATTCGAGGAAGAGGTAGAAAAGGAGCCACTGGGTCCGCCATGCAAGAATCTCGCCAAGGATGTAATCGAGGGAAAGAGACGCCTGAGATTCACTCTAAAGCGCTCCAATAAGCAAATGTATGCCACAATTGTCGACGATGTAACTAGACAAACCCATTGCTTCTTGTCCACCAACTTCAAGTATCTCTCTCACATCTTTGGCTCAGTGCCTACAAACAACCCAAAGATCACGAGGAACAAGGGGTGGAATGTAAAGGCAGCCTACGAGCTCGGGAAGCTGATTGGAAGACAGGCGCTCTCTAGGGGAATCTCCAAGGTTTTTTTCGATCGCGCAAACTACAG CAAATGTTGTCATAAAGATTATGATCATGACGATGATGATGTCTATGTAAAGGTAGCGCAAGGAAGCTCCAAGGAATTACCCACCGAATCTCCAAATGTTCCTTCCTCTCCAGGAGTAATAGATATAAGTAACCCAGACAGGGAACAGTGCCAAACATTCAAATACTCCTTTGACGGTAATGTTATAAGGTTGGTTGTTCCCGAAAAGGGTCTAGTTAGAAAATTGGCAGAATCAAAGTCTACAATATGGACTCTTTCATCCGGTGAGGCATTTGATCACGCCAAGGTCTACCTAAACAAGGATAGTAAGCCTGAACTTGTGTTGGTTACCCTAGAAACTCCATATAGAGTCTCACATAAGGCTTattacaagaatggaagtAGATGGGAATCTTGTAATAATCATGaagggaagatgaagagtttAAAGGTACCTGAAACTTTAAAATCCACGTTTGAGCTTGATATCTCCTCAGCCGATGCTACtgaaaaatgcaaaatCTTTGAAGCCAATCTTCTAGGTGTTCCTACCAAGCATATCTTTCCAAAGCTTTGCTATGTTGTAGTAGGAGTAAGGGATGGTAATCAGGAACTATGGACTGCTCAACCGCATTATTCTAGAGTGGGAATAAGGGGAACGCTTGTTGAAAATAATGACTACTGCCTTTCTTGTCTGGTTTATAAGAAAGGGAGTCTGGAGCTACTAGAGATGACAGTTGTAGAGAGCAAGTCGAGGAAATGgaagtattttgagaagacTGCTGATGGCTGGAAGGAACTCACACGGAATGACTTTTTAAACAAGTTTCATGAAATGAAGAGAGAATCTGAGGCTCCATTAAATCCTGTTGATGAAGGATCGAGAAATGACCATACAGATGTTCCACCTAAAGACGTCGTTCAACAACTAGAAGGTTCTGTTTCTCCATCTGACACTTCTATGGAGGGAACCACTCTCgacctctcttctccagactcttctttattctctctggCTGATGATTTGGTTTATGGAGTGAGTCACAAGGCATTTGTTCCCCAGGTTGGTAGCTCTGTAGTATCAGTGGTGGAGAACGGAGATACCCTTTGGACCGCTACAGACcctcaagaaggatgtaCAGGTGCCTATCTCTTCTCCAGGGAGGGATACTCTTCTCTTCTTAGTGTCTATACAAGGGGTGCCGGAGATGAGACATTTTgttttgagaaagttgatggagcatggaagaatgtggacaAGTTGGAGTTTGAAAGTAAACTGTTCTCAATGAAGGACTTTTCTACACCTGCTGGTGAGGAGCATAGGGAGGAAGATACGTGA